In Levilactobacillus brevis, a single genomic region encodes these proteins:
- a CDS encoding sce7725 family protein, which translates to MIYFPYFRGRQYDLQALKAVAQQQILPANIIPIIEPVRDIRGLPQTIAAFVEHDQSVAVIANPTVSDYALTQQKLYDWQSYRDNPHLIVGHILTPTLIPETLRAPAGHQTLLVARQYDELQAASQAGWLTAPDYLLVPPEARIRQLLHRPTVRLFDHAWFPEHDRSYADITDGFFSDDWSLAELYGDVGFSDYTIGGGHYSEHGYPSRAVTLHLTYFRGDQLRIHRFVSTDREDFKHPKEKFFQAVAQLADWLPQQPIATQTSAAKQLAAYHDQHHFPGLGVVKRLSLEHHLQVMAAYFKANFPVKK; encoded by the coding sequence ATGATTTACTTTCCCTACTTTCGCGGACGACAGTATGACCTGCAGGCGCTAAAGGCCGTCGCCCAGCAACAGATTCTCCCCGCCAACATCATCCCCATCATTGAACCCGTTCGGGATATCCGGGGACTTCCTCAGACCATCGCGGCTTTCGTCGAGCACGACCAATCAGTCGCCGTCATCGCCAATCCCACCGTCAGCGATTACGCTCTGACCCAACAGAAACTGTATGACTGGCAATCGTACCGGGACAATCCACACTTGATCGTCGGCCACATCTTGACGCCCACCCTGATTCCGGAAACCTTGCGGGCACCAGCAGGACACCAAACATTACTGGTCGCCCGCCAATACGACGAGCTCCAAGCGGCAAGTCAGGCCGGCTGGTTGACGGCGCCCGACTACCTTTTGGTTCCACCGGAAGCCCGGATTCGCCAGCTTCTTCACCGCCCAACGGTCCGCCTCTTCGACCACGCTTGGTTTCCCGAACACGATCGAAGCTACGCCGACATCACCGACGGCTTCTTCAGCGATGATTGGTCTCTGGCCGAGCTGTACGGTGACGTTGGCTTTAGCGACTACACCATCGGTGGCGGCCACTATAGCGAGCATGGCTATCCGTCCCGGGCGGTTACGCTCCACCTGACCTATTTTCGTGGCGACCAGTTGCGGATTCACCGCTTCGTTTCCACGGACCGTGAGGACTTCAAGCACCCCAAAGAAAAATTTTTCCAAGCCGTGGCGCAACTAGCTGACTGGCTCCCGCAACAACCGATCGCTACCCAAACCTCTGCCGCCAAACAACTGGCAGCATATCACGACCAGCATCATTTCCCGGGATTGGGCGTGGTGAAACGTTTGAGCTTGGAACATCACTTGCAGGTGATGGCGGCGTACTTTAAGGCGAATTTTCCCGTTAAAAAATGA